The following proteins are co-located in the Rhodococcus opacus B4 genome:
- a CDS encoding DUF1844 domain-containing protein, translating into MTDNIDDIPNDGTVSGGDQNTDVRELADVPSVEVISRAAVMLMSSAAEKLGLSDADPDSSPHRDLDEARRVITALAGLVTASIEYLGPHAGPIREGLQALQRAFREASSHPDEPGKGPGEKYTGPVY; encoded by the coding sequence ATGACGGACAACATCGATGACATCCCGAACGACGGCACCGTGAGCGGCGGTGACCAGAATACCGATGTCCGGGAACTGGCCGACGTGCCCTCGGTCGAGGTCATCAGCCGCGCCGCGGTCATGCTCATGAGTTCGGCAGCCGAGAAACTCGGCCTGTCCGACGCCGACCCCGACTCCAGCCCCCACCGCGACCTCGACGAGGCCCGACGGGTCATCACGGCACTCGCCGGCCTGGTGACCGCGTCCATCGAATACCTCGGACCGCACGCCGGGCCGATCCGCGAAGGCCTGCAGGCGTTGCAGCGCGCGTTCCGCGAAGCGTCTTCGCACCCGGACGAGCCCGGCAAGGGCCCGGGTGAGAAGTACACCGGACCGGTGTACTGA
- the rplT gene encoding 50S ribosomal protein L20 — protein MARVKRAVNAQKKRRSILEASSGYRGQRSRLYRKAKEQQLHSLTYAYRDRRARKGDFRKLWITRINAAARANDITYNRLIQGLRLAEIEVDRKNLAELAVSDAAAFAGLVALAKAALPADVNAPAGEAA, from the coding sequence GTGGCACGCGTAAAGAGGGCGGTAAACGCCCAGAAGAAGCGTCGTTCGATTCTCGAAGCCTCCAGCGGCTACCGCGGACAGCGCTCGCGCCTGTACCGCAAGGCCAAGGAACAGCAGCTCCACTCGCTGACCTACGCCTACCGTGACCGCCGTGCGCGCAAGGGCGACTTCCGCAAGCTGTGGATCACGCGTATCAACGCCGCTGCACGGGCGAACGACATCACGTACAACCGCCTGATCCAGGGTCTGCGTCTGGCCGAGATCGAGGTCGACCGCAAGAACCTCGCCGAGCTGGCCGTGTCCGACGCGGCGGCATTCGCCGGCCTCGTGGCCCTCGCCAAGGCGGCCCTTCCGGCTGACGTGAACGCTCCTGCCGGAGAAGCGGCCTGA
- the rpmI gene encoding 50S ribosomal protein L35 — protein MPKSKTHSGTAKRFKVSGSGKILRQKAGRRHLLEHKATKVTRRLDGVAVVSKADTPRIKRLLDI, from the coding sequence ATGCCCAAGTCGAAGACCCACAGCGGCACCGCGAAGCGATTCAAGGTGTCCGGCAGCGGAAAGATCCTGCGCCAGAAGGCCGGTCGCCGCCACCTGCTCGAGCACAAGGCCACCAAGGTGACCCGTCGCCTCGATGGCGTGGCTGTCGTCAGCAAGGCTGACACTCCTCGCATCAAGCGCCTGCTCGACATCTGA
- the infC gene encoding translation initiation factor IF-3, with amino-acid sequence MSTETRINDRIRVPEVRLVGPGGEQVGIVRVEDALRLALEADLDLVEVAPDARPPVCKIMDYGKFKYEAAQKARESRKNQQLTVIKEQKLRPKIDDHDYETKKRNVVRFLEAGSKVKVTIMFRGREQSRPELGFRLLQRLGADVADLGFVETSAKQDGRNMTMVLAPHKGAKTRVKAQESAAAPPAQRATPAPAQAPATPAEQAGGSTPGEAPTS; translated from the coding sequence ATCAGCACTGAGACCCGCATCAACGATCGCATCCGAGTTCCCGAGGTCCGCCTCGTCGGACCCGGAGGTGAACAGGTTGGCATCGTGCGTGTTGAAGATGCACTCCGCTTGGCCCTCGAGGCCGATCTCGACCTGGTCGAGGTGGCCCCCGACGCTCGCCCGCCGGTCTGCAAGATCATGGACTACGGCAAGTTCAAGTACGAGGCCGCGCAGAAGGCTCGTGAGTCGCGCAAGAACCAGCAGCTCACGGTCATCAAGGAGCAGAAGCTCCGCCCCAAGATCGACGATCACGACTACGAGACCAAGAAGCGCAACGTCGTGCGCTTCCTCGAGGCCGGATCCAAGGTCAAGGTCACGATCATGTTCCGCGGACGTGAGCAGTCGCGTCCGGAGCTCGGGTTCCGGCTGCTGCAGCGTCTCGGTGCGGACGTCGCGGATCTCGGGTTCGTGGAGACGTCCGCCAAGCAGGACGGTCGAAACATGACGATGGTGCTCGCTCCGCACAAGGGCGCGAAGACCCGTGTCAAGGCGCAGGAAAGCGCCGCCGCGCCGCCGGCGCAGCGGGCGACACCGGCACCGGCACAGGCTCCGGCGACACCTGCGGAGCAGGCGGGCGGCAGTACGCCCGGCGAAGCGCCGACCAGCTAG
- a CDS encoding DUF1801 domain-containing protein, with product MAGRNKTEQTQADVDEFLAAVTDPVKRADSARLVELLTAATGEPAAMWGTSIVGFGTRHYRYASGHEGDTALIGFSPRAAALTLYLSLDFTEHETELAALGKHKVGKGCLYVKKLADVDESVLVSLMDRSVAAARAL from the coding sequence ATGGCGGGCCGTAACAAGACCGAGCAGACGCAGGCAGATGTCGACGAGTTCCTCGCAGCGGTCACCGACCCGGTGAAGCGCGCCGACAGCGCACGGCTGGTGGAACTGCTCACCGCCGCGACGGGAGAGCCGGCCGCGATGTGGGGAACGAGCATCGTCGGATTCGGCACCCGCCACTACCGGTATGCCAGCGGCCACGAGGGCGACACCGCCCTGATCGGATTCTCGCCGCGCGCGGCGGCGCTCACGCTGTACCTCTCTCTCGACTTCACCGAGCACGAGACCGAACTCGCGGCCCTCGGCAAGCACAAGGTCGGCAAGGGCTGCCTCTACGTCAAGAAACTCGCCGACGTCGACGAGTCGGTTCTCGTCTCGCTGATGGACCGATCCGTGGCGGCCGCCCGCGCGCTCTGA